A single region of the Actinoplanes sp. SE50/110 genome encodes:
- a CDS encoding VOC family protein, with protein MTAPSPSGPNWVDLATSDLDAAIRFYTSLFGWTADVSGDDFGGYTTFLLNGLPVAGAGPLYGEGQPTAWSTYLATADADRSAALVEAAAGKVLVAPFDVMDQGRMAAFLDPSGAPFSVWEPRSMRGAEVFDVPGALTWNELNTRDLDTARTFYGAVFGWTFRTAEVGGLPYLLCDNGRRPVAGIHPMTGDGWSDDISPYWLTYFATGDCDAAAEHAFALGGRIISPPTTIPIGRYAVLTDPQGATFALLTTARR; from the coding sequence ATGACCGCTCCATCGCCCAGCGGGCCCAACTGGGTGGATCTGGCCACGTCCGACCTCGACGCCGCGATCCGGTTCTACACGAGCCTGTTCGGCTGGACCGCCGACGTTTCCGGCGACGACTTCGGCGGATACACGACGTTCCTGCTCAACGGCCTGCCGGTGGCCGGTGCCGGCCCGCTCTACGGCGAGGGGCAGCCCACCGCCTGGAGCACCTACCTGGCCACCGCCGACGCCGATCGGAGCGCCGCCCTGGTCGAGGCCGCCGCCGGGAAAGTCCTGGTCGCCCCGTTCGACGTGATGGATCAGGGCCGGATGGCCGCGTTCCTGGACCCGTCCGGCGCTCCGTTCAGCGTCTGGGAGCCCCGCTCGATGCGCGGCGCCGAGGTCTTCGACGTCCCCGGCGCCCTCACCTGGAACGAGCTGAACACCCGCGACCTGGACACCGCGCGCACCTTCTACGGCGCGGTCTTCGGCTGGACGTTCCGCACGGCCGAGGTCGGCGGCCTGCCCTACCTGCTGTGCGACAACGGCCGCCGGCCGGTCGCCGGCATCCACCCGATGACCGGGGACGGCTGGTCCGACGACATCTCACCGTACTGGCTGACCTATTTCGCCACCGGCGACTGCGACGCCGCCGCCGAACACGCCTTCGCCCTGGGCGGCCGCATCATCAGCCCGCCGACGACGATCCCGATCGGCCGCTACGCCGTGCTCACCGACCCCCAGGGCGCCACCTTCGCGCTGCTCACCACCGCCCGCCGATAG
- a CDS encoding AAA family ATPase, which produces MPVPAPDLDVQLDAERTHLTESRAALKRMRGRAEALFATGNQVAGDAYTAEQLGRHMARRVKELADDPDTPLFFGRLDIEESAYHVGRRHVTDDAGEPMVLDWRAPLSRSFYRASVRDPQGVSTRRRFGFVKGELTSFEDEHLDRGEELGTSSRILTAEIERPRVGPMRDIVATIQPEQDELVRAELSESICVQGAPGTGKTAVGLHRAAFLLYLHRERLRRSGVLIVGPNTAFLSYISAVLPTLGEVEVQQSTVDELIGRAPVRTADSAAATLVKNDVRMAEVLSRTLWGRVAKPTEPIMVSDGSYRWRIDVEPLRRIVDEARREGLPYAVGRERVRARVVGLLQRQSEYRTGNSPGETWLRKMGRIAPVTGFLEACWPAVTPESLVADVLTDPSVAGDLLTDDEQAAIRWVKPPKTPKSARWTAGDLLLLDEAAGLLERENSFGHVVVDEAQDLSPMQARAIARRSEHGSITLLGDLAQGTAPWAATDWQDILGHLGKSGAPVVPLTVGFRVPEVVVALANRLLPALGVNVPEAVSLRRDGDLAVLPVADPADLDARTLAEVTAALTHEGSIAIIAADAAVDRLRGHLTAAGIEHATPDDPEAEARVMVVPATLVKGLEYDHVIVHEPADIVAAEPRGLNRLYVVLTRAVTRLSVVHATPLPEPLNIT; this is translated from the coding sequence ATGCCCGTGCCCGCGCCTGATCTCGATGTTCAACTCGACGCCGAACGCACCCACCTGACCGAGTCACGGGCCGCGCTGAAACGGATGCGGGGACGGGCCGAGGCCCTGTTCGCCACCGGCAATCAGGTGGCCGGCGACGCCTACACCGCCGAGCAGCTGGGCCGGCACATGGCCCGCCGGGTCAAGGAGCTCGCCGACGACCCGGACACCCCGCTCTTCTTCGGCCGCCTCGACATCGAGGAGAGCGCGTACCACGTGGGGCGCCGGCATGTCACCGACGACGCGGGCGAGCCGATGGTGCTGGACTGGCGGGCCCCACTGTCCCGCTCGTTCTACCGGGCGAGTGTCCGCGACCCGCAGGGTGTCTCGACCCGCCGCCGGTTCGGTTTCGTCAAGGGCGAGCTGACCAGCTTCGAGGACGAGCACCTGGATCGCGGCGAGGAGCTGGGCACCAGCAGCCGGATCCTGACCGCGGAGATCGAGCGCCCGCGGGTCGGCCCGATGCGGGACATTGTCGCCACCATCCAGCCGGAGCAGGACGAGCTGGTCCGGGCGGAGCTGTCCGAGTCGATCTGTGTGCAGGGCGCGCCGGGTACCGGGAAGACCGCGGTCGGGCTGCACCGCGCGGCGTTCCTGCTCTACCTGCACCGGGAGCGGCTGCGCCGGTCCGGGGTGCTGATCGTCGGGCCGAACACCGCTTTCCTCTCCTACATCTCGGCGGTGCTGCCCACCCTCGGTGAGGTCGAGGTGCAGCAGTCCACCGTGGACGAGCTGATCGGGCGGGCACCGGTCAGGACCGCCGATTCCGCCGCTGCGACGCTGGTCAAGAACGACGTGCGGATGGCCGAGGTGCTGAGCCGTACGCTGTGGGGCCGGGTCGCCAAGCCCACCGAGCCGATCATGGTGTCCGACGGGTCGTACCGTTGGCGGATCGACGTCGAGCCGCTGCGCCGGATCGTCGACGAGGCCCGCCGCGAGGGCTTGCCGTATGCGGTCGGCCGGGAGCGGGTCCGCGCCCGGGTGGTCGGCCTGCTGCAACGGCAGTCGGAATATCGCACCGGGAATTCGCCGGGCGAGACCTGGCTCCGCAAGATGGGCAGGATCGCCCCGGTCACCGGTTTCCTGGAGGCGTGCTGGCCGGCGGTCACCCCGGAGTCCCTGGTCGCGGACGTGCTGACCGATCCGTCGGTGGCCGGTGACCTGCTCACCGACGACGAGCAGGCGGCGATCCGCTGGGTGAAGCCACCGAAGACGCCGAAGTCGGCCCGCTGGACCGCCGGCGACCTGCTGCTGCTCGACGAGGCCGCCGGACTGCTGGAGCGGGAGAACAGCTTCGGTCACGTGGTGGTCGACGAGGCGCAGGATCTGTCGCCCATGCAGGCCCGCGCGATCGCCCGGCGCAGCGAGCACGGCTCAATCACGCTGCTCGGCGACCTGGCGCAGGGCACCGCGCCGTGGGCCGCCACGGACTGGCAGGACATCCTCGGCCACCTGGGCAAATCCGGCGCGCCGGTGGTGCCGCTGACCGTCGGTTTCCGGGTGCCGGAGGTCGTCGTGGCACTGGCCAACCGCCTGCTGCCGGCGTTGGGCGTGAACGTGCCGGAGGCGGTCTCGCTGCGCCGCGACGGCGATCTCGCCGTCCTCCCGGTCGCCGACCCGGCCGATCTGGACGCGCGCACGCTGGCCGAGGTGACCGCGGCGCTGACGCACGAGGGCTCGATCGCGATCATCGCGGCCGACGCCGCGGTGGACCGGCTCCGCGGCCACCTCACCGCGGCCGGCATCGAGCACGCGACGCCCGACGACCCGGAGGCCGAGGCGCGCGTCATGGTCGTGCCGGCCACGCTGGTCAAAGGATTGGAGTACGACCATGTCATCGTGCACGAGCCGGCCGACATCGTGGCCGCCGAGCCGCGCGGGCTGAACCGTCTCTACGTGGTCCTCACCCGGGCCGTCACGCGTCTGTCGGTCGTGCACGCCACACCGCTCCCTGAACCGCTTAACATCACCTGA
- a CDS encoding ABC transporter ATP-binding protein, whose product MSSPGRETAAIAVADLAVRRDGALIVDNITLSVGEGEWVTVIGPNGAGKSTALRAVAGLLPFTGSVRLYGSPVDRLHRRDRAKAIAVVMQNPVVPPAMTVFDYVLLGRTPYIPALGRESAADLAAVDEELAALDLVPFAGRRLDTLSGGERQRVFLARALAQGARILLLDEPTSALDIGHQQEVLELVDRLRAERALTVLATMHDLSTAGEYADRMVMLAGGRVVAAGTPTEVLTESNLAEHYRVRVRVIAGDHGPLVVAVRS is encoded by the coding sequence ATGAGCAGCCCCGGTCGCGAGACCGCGGCGATTGCGGTCGCCGATCTGGCGGTACGCCGGGACGGGGCGCTGATCGTCGACAACATCACCCTGAGTGTCGGCGAGGGCGAGTGGGTGACGGTGATCGGCCCGAACGGCGCCGGCAAGTCCACGGCGCTGCGAGCGGTGGCCGGCCTGCTCCCGTTCACCGGGTCGGTCCGGTTGTACGGCAGCCCGGTCGACCGGTTGCACCGCCGGGACCGGGCCAAGGCGATCGCGGTGGTCATGCAGAACCCCGTCGTCCCACCCGCGATGACCGTTTTCGACTACGTACTGCTGGGCCGCACCCCGTACATCCCGGCGCTCGGCCGGGAATCCGCCGCCGACCTGGCCGCCGTCGACGAGGAGCTGGCCGCGCTCGACCTGGTCCCGTTCGCCGGCCGCCGGCTGGACACCCTTTCCGGCGGCGAACGCCAGCGCGTCTTCCTGGCCCGGGCCCTCGCCCAGGGCGCCCGGATCCTGCTGCTCGACGAGCCGACCAGTGCCCTCGACATCGGCCACCAGCAGGAGGTCCTGGAGCTGGTGGACCGGCTGCGGGCGGAGCGTGCCCTGACCGTGCTGGCCACCATGCACGATCTGTCCACCGCCGGGGAGTACGCGGACCGGATGGTGATGCTCGCCGGTGGCCGGGTGGTGGCGGCCGGGACGCCGACGGAGGTGCTCACCGAGAGCAACCTGGCCGAGCACTACCGGGTCAGGGTCCGGGTGATCGCCGGCGATCACGGCCCGCTGGTGGTGGCGGTCCGCTCCTGA
- a CDS encoding MFS transporter produces the protein MSFTSAESRWSDVHLVAGGKAISLCGDFLAATTLALVLQQTGHGGLAVAGLLLASAVPMAVLTPLTGRLVDRADSRTLLVTVGLAQALICGLLAFTTDSRLVIALVALLAAGLAVTQPTLQALLPQMVRDDDLAKAGGLVMSAGQVGTLIAPALAGFLVGTTGPRVPLLIDAASYLALVVMAMLIHTRRRGAVTRQEAGGPVEFRLRADRSLAVMTVAIAAVVGGVGAINVFEVFFIRDTLHASTTVFGLVTASWTVGMLLGGPLCARLPRHRLTVRTVLAVLAGSCLPILAAAAVGSWAWLVPLWIVGGVCNGALNVCMTVIIADRVPAAAHGRAFAGVAAVVQGAGLLGFLVAGPLVEAFDPRLLVGAAGGAGLLAALCCWPLVRLQPREAPSLGEPVVVGDTVTS, from the coding sequence ATGTCCTTCACATCTGCTGAGTCGCGCTGGTCGGACGTCCATCTCGTGGCCGGCGGGAAGGCGATCTCCCTCTGCGGCGACTTTCTCGCCGCGACCACCCTCGCCCTGGTCCTGCAGCAGACCGGGCACGGCGGCCTCGCCGTCGCCGGGCTGCTGCTCGCCTCCGCCGTCCCGATGGCCGTGCTCACCCCGCTCACCGGCCGGCTGGTCGACCGGGCGGACAGCCGCACACTGCTGGTCACGGTCGGGCTGGCGCAGGCGCTGATCTGCGGGCTGCTCGCCTTCACCACGGACTCCCGGCTGGTCATCGCGCTGGTCGCCCTGCTCGCCGCCGGGCTCGCGGTGACCCAGCCGACCCTGCAGGCGCTGCTGCCGCAGATGGTGCGGGACGACGACCTGGCCAAGGCCGGCGGCCTGGTAATGAGCGCCGGCCAGGTCGGGACGCTGATCGCCCCGGCGCTGGCCGGATTCCTGGTCGGGACGACCGGGCCGCGGGTGCCGTTGCTGATCGACGCGGCGAGCTACCTGGCTCTGGTGGTGATGGCGATGCTGATCCACACCCGCCGGCGCGGCGCGGTCACCCGGCAGGAGGCCGGCGGGCCGGTCGAGTTCCGGCTGCGGGCCGACCGGTCACTGGCCGTGATGACCGTGGCGATCGCCGCGGTGGTCGGTGGCGTCGGTGCGATCAACGTCTTCGAAGTCTTCTTCATCCGGGACACCCTGCACGCCTCGACCACCGTCTTCGGCCTGGTCACGGCCTCCTGGACGGTCGGGATGCTGCTCGGCGGCCCGCTCTGCGCCCGACTGCCGCGACACCGGCTCACCGTCCGGACGGTGCTCGCCGTACTGGCCGGCTCCTGCCTGCCGATCCTCGCCGCGGCGGCCGTCGGCAGCTGGGCCTGGCTGGTGCCGCTCTGGATCGTCGGCGGGGTGTGCAACGGCGCGCTCAACGTCTGTATGACGGTGATCATCGCGGACCGGGTGCCGGCCGCGGCGCACGGTCGCGCGTTCGCCGGGGTCGCCGCGGTCGTGCAGGGCGCCGGACTGCTCGGCTTCCTGGTCGCCGGGCCGCTGGTGGAGGCCTTCGACCCGCGGCTGCTGGTCGGGGCGGCCGGCGGGGCCGGGCTGCTCGCCGCGCTCTGCTGCTGGCCGCTGGTGCGACTTCAGCCACGAGAGGCCCCGTCGCTGGGCGAACCCGTCGTGGTCGGGGATACCGTCACCTCATGA
- a CDS encoding DUF4229 domain-containing protein, translating to MSPAVKYTLGRIGLFLVVFAALFPLPLNILVKAMIAFVASAGFSFFVLRKWRDEMAEQLGASAQRRATEKARLRSALAGDDEAAAAGDRVAAADATSGGDRIADAAAAGSADTETAAAAGEIKTEGAKAEGRTEAGK from the coding sequence ATGAGTCCCGCCGTCAAATACACGCTGGGCCGCATCGGCCTGTTCCTGGTGGTGTTCGCCGCGCTCTTCCCCTTGCCGCTGAACATCCTGGTCAAGGCGATGATCGCGTTCGTCGCCTCGGCCGGGTTCTCGTTCTTCGTGCTCCGTAAGTGGCGGGACGAGATGGCCGAGCAGCTCGGCGCGTCCGCCCAGCGCCGCGCCACGGAGAAGGCGCGGCTGCGCTCCGCCCTGGCCGGCGACGACGAGGCCGCCGCGGCCGGCGACCGGGTAGCGGCCGCCGACGCCACCAGCGGTGGCGACCGGATCGCCGACGCCGCTGCGGCCGGCAGTGCGGACACCGAGACGGCTGCCGCCGCCGGCGAGATCAAAACCGAGGGCGCCAAGGCGGAGGGCAGAACGGAAGCCGGCAAGTAG
- a CDS encoding helix-turn-helix transcriptional regulator has protein sequence MAERENVRVSDARTLRALAHPARIEIVDHLNVSGATVTATEMAGLVGLSPSATSYHLRELAKYGLVEQAPSQGDGRERRWRATGKNLWLEAEVEQPEALAAERALIDMYLSRDRERIYEWLDRQGTETTEWREASVIMGQQLLVSAAELAKLNEQVRTLIEPYRVRDRQENPTDGARRVAVQYLAFPMD, from the coding sequence ATGGCTGAGCGGGAGAACGTGCGGGTGTCGGATGCGCGGACGCTGCGGGCGCTGGCGCATCCGGCGCGGATCGAGATCGTGGATCACCTGAACGTCTCCGGGGCGACGGTCACCGCGACCGAGATGGCCGGCCTCGTCGGACTGTCGCCCAGCGCGACCAGCTACCACCTGCGTGAACTGGCCAAGTACGGGCTGGTGGAGCAGGCGCCGAGCCAGGGCGACGGCCGGGAACGCCGGTGGCGGGCGACCGGGAAGAACCTGTGGCTGGAGGCCGAGGTGGAGCAGCCGGAAGCGCTGGCCGCCGAGCGCGCGCTGATCGACATGTATCTGAGCCGGGACCGGGAGCGCATCTACGAGTGGCTGGACCGGCAGGGCACCGAGACCACCGAGTGGCGGGAGGCCAGCGTCATCATGGGCCAGCAGCTGCTGGTCAGCGCGGCCGAGCTGGCCAAGCTGAACGAGCAGGTCAGGACCCTGATCGAGCCGTACCGGGTGCGTGATCGGCAGGAGAACCCGACGGACGGCGCGCGCCGGGTGGCGGTGCAGTATCTGGCATTCCCGATGGACTGA
- a CDS encoding iron ABC transporter permease: MRPAGLRPAWLLAGVLSVLVAVTAGLAFGSVSLPPGGVAAELLNLIPGVRLHSGLSERDVAILMELRLPRVVLGLLVGAMLSLAGAAYQGAFRNPLADPHLLGVAAGAGLGVTAVLVLRPAGAAEAGLPIGVPAAAFAGALIAVALTWVLGAVGGRDRSPAALILAGVAVSAFLAAMQTYLLQRHVESLREVYSWLLGRLATAGWHDVLVVLPYTVLTAAIMLTQGRELDVLTVGDEEATSLGLHPQRSRYLLIVAASLGTAAAVSVSGLIGFVGIIVPHTLRLLAGPSYRSLLPLSVLFGAAFLTLTDLLARVAGGAAEIPIGVVTAFLGAPFFVVVLRTTRSAAT; this comes from the coding sequence ATGAGACCGGCCGGGCTCCGCCCGGCCTGGCTGCTGGCCGGCGTGCTGTCCGTGCTGGTCGCGGTCACCGCCGGCCTCGCGTTCGGCTCGGTCTCACTGCCGCCCGGCGGCGTCGCGGCCGAACTGCTCAACCTGATCCCGGGGGTCCGCCTGCACAGCGGGCTCAGCGAACGCGACGTCGCGATCCTGATGGAGCTGCGGCTGCCCCGGGTCGTCCTCGGCCTGCTGGTCGGGGCGATGCTGTCGCTGGCCGGCGCCGCCTACCAGGGTGCGTTCCGCAATCCGCTGGCCGACCCGCACCTGCTCGGGGTCGCGGCCGGCGCCGGCCTGGGGGTGACCGCGGTGCTGGTGCTGCGCCCGGCCGGTGCGGCCGAGGCCGGTCTGCCGATCGGCGTGCCGGCCGCCGCGTTCGCCGGCGCGCTGATCGCGGTCGCTCTCACCTGGGTGCTGGGCGCCGTCGGTGGCCGCGACCGATCGCCGGCCGCGCTGATTCTGGCCGGGGTGGCGGTCTCCGCGTTCCTCGCCGCGATGCAGACCTACCTGCTGCAGCGGCACGTCGAGTCGCTGCGCGAGGTGTATTCCTGGCTGCTCGGCCGGCTCGCCACCGCCGGTTGGCACGACGTGCTCGTGGTCCTGCCGTACACGGTGCTGACCGCGGCGATCATGCTGACCCAGGGCCGCGAACTGGATGTGCTGACCGTCGGTGACGAGGAGGCGACCAGCCTCGGCCTGCATCCGCAGCGTAGTCGCTACCTGCTGATCGTCGCGGCGTCGCTGGGCACCGCCGCGGCGGTCTCCGTCTCCGGCCTGATCGGATTCGTCGGCATCATCGTCCCGCACACGCTGCGCCTGCTGGCCGGCCCCAGCTATCGCTCGCTGCTGCCACTGTCGGTGCTGTTCGGGGCCGCCTTCCTGACCCTTACCGACCTGCTGGCCCGGGTCGCCGGCGGCGCCGCGGAGATCCCGATCGGGGTGGTCACCGCGTTCCTGGGAGCGCCGTTCTTCGTCGTCGTGCTGCGCACGACACGATCGGCCGCCACATGA
- a CDS encoding GNAT family N-acetyltransferase translates to MGDVILRAAQASEWSRILDFWASAAENDSRPADTPAAVEALVGRDPEALILAVDGDKIVGTIIAGWDGWRCHLYRLAVAPDRRRAGLGGRLIAAAEQRFRALGGTRADAMVLDANTGAHGIWAAYGYRSQREWSRWVKSLGDSTQ, encoded by the coding sequence GTGGGAGATGTGATCTTGCGAGCGGCGCAGGCTTCCGAGTGGAGCCGGATCCTGGATTTCTGGGCGTCGGCGGCGGAGAACGACAGCCGGCCGGCGGATACCCCGGCGGCGGTCGAGGCGCTGGTGGGTCGGGATCCGGAGGCGTTGATCCTGGCCGTGGACGGCGACAAGATCGTCGGCACGATCATCGCGGGCTGGGACGGCTGGCGGTGCCACCTCTACCGGCTGGCGGTCGCCCCGGACCGCCGCCGCGCCGGGCTCGGTGGTCGCCTGATCGCCGCCGCCGAGCAGCGGTTCCGTGCGCTGGGCGGTACCCGTGCGGACGCGATGGTGTTGGACGCCAACACCGGGGCGCACGGCATCTGGGCCGCGTACGGCTACCGGAGTCAACGCGAGTGGTCGCGTTGGGTGAAATCGCTCGGCGATTCCACGCAGTGA
- a CDS encoding leucine rich repeat variant — MDDLLVALCGNPALPPALVDRLIGLAAENAAATAAATAGKNADVRAMVAGNPATPPETLVVLVANDPPAAVCRVCEQEPIPFRHDPDCLRGDCTLPPGARCTGSHESAVHNLRHRAVDNPSTPAGTVARLAVDPPLALRYALAARPDLPHWAAERLVTDPAPGVRHTLAENPGLAPDLIERLAGDPLAPVRQRLARNPALPLAVLARLTGTTRIGPVLLPRVAAATEAEVRDLAASADPELRMLVAVRRDLPDDVRDALAEDPDAKVVAAVAGHPGLAGAVLGRMVAVHGVRVNCQVAGNPDAPADLLRQLARGIPRVPKALREIARHPNADAATLELCLATVEPSDYRARAIAAGHPALPPGRIAALLADPDPRVAESAAGNPSLPVAAMIRLVSDRERPARP; from the coding sequence GTGGATGACCTTCTGGTGGCGCTCTGCGGCAACCCCGCGCTGCCGCCCGCCCTGGTCGACCGCCTGATCGGGCTGGCCGCCGAGAACGCCGCCGCGACCGCCGCCGCGACCGCCGGCAAGAACGCCGACGTCCGCGCGATGGTCGCGGGCAACCCGGCCACCCCGCCGGAGACGCTCGTCGTCCTGGTCGCGAACGACCCGCCGGCCGCGGTGTGCCGGGTCTGCGAGCAGGAGCCGATCCCGTTCCGGCACGACCCGGACTGCCTGCGGGGCGACTGCACCCTGCCGCCCGGCGCCCGCTGCACCGGCAGCCACGAATCCGCTGTCCACAACCTGCGGCACCGGGCTGTGGACAACCCGTCCACGCCGGCCGGGACGGTCGCGCGGCTGGCCGTGGATCCGCCGCTCGCCCTGCGGTATGCCCTGGCCGCACGGCCCGACCTGCCGCACTGGGCGGCCGAGCGGCTGGTCACCGACCCGGCACCGGGCGTCCGGCACACCCTGGCCGAGAACCCGGGCCTGGCGCCCGACCTGATCGAGCGCCTGGCCGGGGACCCGCTGGCACCGGTCCGGCAGCGGCTGGCCAGGAATCCGGCGCTGCCGCTGGCGGTGCTGGCCCGGCTGACCGGCACGACCCGGATCGGGCCGGTCCTGCTGCCCCGGGTCGCGGCCGCGACCGAGGCCGAGGTGCGCGATCTCGCGGCGAGCGCCGACCCGGAGCTGCGGATGCTGGTGGCGGTCCGGCGGGACCTGCCGGACGACGTGCGGGACGCGCTCGCCGAGGATCCGGACGCGAAGGTGGTCGCGGCGGTGGCCGGACATCCGGGGTTGGCCGGGGCGGTGCTCGGGAGGATGGTGGCGGTTCACGGCGTACGCGTCAATTGTCAGGTGGCCGGAAATCCGGACGCGCCCGCGGACCTGTTGCGGCAGCTCGCCCGGGGGATTCCGCGCGTGCCGAAGGCACTGCGCGAGATCGCGCGCCACCCGAACGCGGACGCCGCGACCCTGGAGCTCTGTCTCGCCACAGTGGAGCCGTCGGACTATCGGGCGCGGGCGATCGCGGCCGGGCACCCGGCACTGCCACCCGGGCGGATCGCCGCACTGCTCGCCGACCCGGACCCGCGGGTGGCCGAATCGGCGGCCGGCAACCCGTCGCTGCCGGTCGCCGCCATGATCCGGCTGGTCAGCGACCGAGAGCGGCCAGCGCGGCCCTGA
- a CDS encoding LLM class flavin-dependent oxidoreductase, with protein sequence MPRLGVMFDRDLSPEDLPAFATAVEEAGADDLWVVEDLGWAGSISAAALALAATSRIRVGIGIAPAPLRSPALLAMELAMLARVQPGRLVAGIGHGVSEWMRQVGVEPTSKLAMLEETVRAVRGLLRGETVTLDGREVHIDGVRLVHPPAVVPPIVTGVVRPRSLELSGRVADGTIIAEGNGPAQLRDALTHIRRGGADDGHELIVFTYLHVNDDPADAARVTGQMVEGQAGWLGVPPEEVFSLIGPVTEVPGKVAALTGAGAATIVLRPLGPDPVPQVRAALAALGR encoded by the coding sequence ATGCCCCGCCTCGGAGTGATGTTCGACCGCGATCTGTCCCCCGAAGACCTGCCGGCCTTCGCCACCGCCGTGGAGGAGGCCGGCGCCGACGACCTCTGGGTGGTGGAGGACCTCGGCTGGGCCGGTTCGATCAGTGCGGCCGCACTGGCCCTGGCCGCCACCTCCCGGATCCGGGTCGGGATCGGCATCGCCCCGGCCCCGCTGCGCAGCCCGGCGCTGCTCGCGATGGAGCTGGCCATGCTGGCCCGGGTCCAGCCGGGCCGCCTGGTGGCCGGAATCGGTCACGGGGTGTCCGAGTGGATGCGTCAGGTCGGCGTCGAGCCGACGTCGAAACTGGCCATGCTGGAGGAGACGGTCCGGGCCGTCCGGGGTCTGCTGCGCGGCGAGACGGTGACGCTCGACGGGCGGGAGGTGCACATCGACGGCGTACGCCTGGTGCACCCGCCCGCGGTCGTCCCGCCGATCGTCACCGGTGTGGTCCGGCCACGTTCGCTGGAGCTGTCCGGCCGGGTCGCGGACGGCACGATCATCGCCGAGGGCAACGGCCCGGCGCAGTTGCGGGACGCGCTCACGCACATCCGGCGGGGTGGCGCCGACGACGGTCACGAGCTGATCGTCTTTACGTATCTGCACGTCAACGACGATCCGGCGGACGCCGCGAGGGTGACCGGGCAGATGGTCGAGGGCCAGGCCGGCTGGCTCGGCGTACCGCCGGAAGAGGTTTTCTCGCTGATCGGCCCGGTCACCGAGGTGCCCGGCAAGGTCGCCGCGCTGACCGGGGCGGGCGCCGCGACGATCGTCCTGCGACCGCTGGGTCCCGATCCGGTTCCGCAGGTCAGGGCCGCGCTGGCCGCTCTCGGTCGCTGA
- a CDS encoding ABC transporter substrate-binding protein, producing the protein MKRAIIAATAAALLLTGCGDKADSTKEPAAAASSAGTGFPVTVGPLTLGARPEKIVSLSPTATEMLFAIGAGPQVTAVDDQSNHPAEAPKTDLSGFKPNAEAIAAKNPDLVVLSGDADQIVAQLGKLKIPTFVSPAAASLDDTYREIDELGSLTGHSGEATQLSQTMKTEIDQIVKGVPARTKPLSYFYELGPELYSATSKTFIGGVFHLFGMTNVADSADADGSKGGYPQLSAETLVKANPDTVFLADTKCCRQSADSVKARKGWASITAVQKGRIYPLDDDIASRWGPRTVDLVKAVADAVSKVPAS; encoded by the coding sequence ATGAAACGCGCGATCATCGCCGCTACCGCGGCTGCGCTGCTGCTCACCGGTTGTGGTGACAAGGCGGACTCGACGAAGGAGCCGGCCGCCGCGGCGAGTTCGGCCGGCACCGGCTTCCCGGTCACGGTCGGCCCACTCACCCTCGGCGCCCGCCCGGAGAAGATCGTCTCGCTGAGCCCGACCGCCACCGAGATGCTCTTCGCGATCGGCGCCGGGCCGCAGGTCACCGCGGTCGACGACCAGTCGAACCATCCAGCCGAGGCGCCCAAGACCGACCTGTCCGGCTTCAAACCGAACGCCGAGGCGATCGCGGCGAAGAACCCGGACCTGGTCGTGCTCTCCGGCGACGCCGACCAGATCGTCGCTCAGCTGGGCAAGCTCAAGATCCCGACGTTCGTGTCGCCGGCCGCGGCGTCGCTTGACGACACGTACCGGGAAATCGACGAACTTGGTTCGTTGACCGGGCACAGCGGCGAGGCCACCCAGCTCAGCCAGACGATGAAGACTGAGATCGATCAGATCGTCAAGGGCGTGCCGGCGCGCACCAAGCCGCTCTCCTACTTCTACGAGCTGGGGCCGGAGCTGTACTCGGCGACGTCGAAGACGTTCATCGGCGGGGTGTTCCACCTGTTCGGGATGACCAACGTGGCCGATTCCGCCGATGCCGACGGCAGTAAGGGCGGCTATCCGCAACTGTCCGCGGAGACGCTGGTCAAGGCGAACCCGGACACCGTCTTCCTGGCCGACACCAAGTGCTGCCGGCAGTCCGCGGACAGCGTCAAGGCGCGCAAGGGCTGGGCGTCGATCACCGCGGTGCAGAAGGGCCGGATCTACCCGCTCGACGACGACATCGCGTCCCGCTGGGGCCCCCGCACCGTCGACCTGGTCAAGGCCGTCGCCGACGCGGTGAGCAAGGTCCCCGCGTCATGA
- the fliQ gene encoding flagellar biosynthesis protein FliQ has protein sequence MTDTMVVELGLQAMTIAAKVAAPVLLTALAVGFAVSLFQSVTQIQEATLAFVPKAVAIGAMLLFSGNWMLHEMITYTGQLFDKIPDLLH, from the coding sequence ATGACCGACACGATGGTGGTTGAGCTGGGACTGCAGGCCATGACGATCGCGGCGAAGGTGGCGGCGCCGGTGCTGCTGACCGCGCTGGCGGTCGGCTTCGCGGTGTCGCTCTTCCAGTCGGTGACGCAGATCCAGGAGGCGACGTTGGCGTTCGTCCCGAAGGCGGTGGCGATCGGTGCGATGCTGCTGTTCTCCGGCAACTGGATGCTGCACGAGATGATCACGTACACCGGTCAGCTCTTTGACAAGATCCCCGACCTGCTGCACTGA